In one window of Desulfonatronospira thiodismutans ASO3-1 DNA:
- a CDS encoding prepilin peptidase, translated as MEFESFFPVLALIVGLCLGSFYNVCIHRYVTGQSIVLPGSHCPGCGHILSWWENIPLISYVLLLGRCRSCRQGISPVYPVVESLSGILALFLALKFGFGLEWLAYMLFFGLLIVASFIDLKIYILPDIITLPGALLAFGASFILPVFWLDALLGALLGAGLFWSLQWAYRTFKKVEGLGTGDIKLMLMLGALVGWQGLPIQIFAAALTGLAASLIYMKKTPGGGMQTPIPFGPFLALGAVIYILAGENIWTWYLGG; from the coding sequence ATGGAATTTGAAAGTTTTTTTCCTGTCCTGGCCCTGATAGTGGGGCTTTGCCTGGGCAGCTTCTACAACGTCTGCATCCACCGTTATGTTACCGGCCAGTCCATAGTCCTGCCGGGATCTCACTGCCCGGGATGCGGGCACATCCTGTCCTGGTGGGAAAACATTCCCCTGATCAGTTACGTGCTGCTGCTGGGCAGATGCCGCTCATGCAGACAGGGCATAAGTCCGGTCTACCCTGTCGTGGAAAGCCTGTCGGGAATACTGGCCCTCTTTCTGGCTCTCAAATTCGGCTTCGGCCTGGAGTGGCTGGCTTACATGCTTTTTTTCGGCCTGCTTATTGTGGCTTCCTTTATTGACCTGAAAATATACATACTGCCCGATATCATCACCCTGCCCGGGGCTTTGCTGGCCTTTGGCGCGTCATTTATCCTGCCTGTCTTCTGGCTGGACGCACTGCTGGGGGCGCTTCTGGGCGCGGGACTGTTCTGGAGCCTGCAATGGGCCTACAGGACATTCAAAAAAGTCGAAGGCCTGGGTACCGGAGACATAAAACTCATGCTTATGCTGGGGGCCTTAGTGGGCTGGCAGGGGCTTCCAATCCAGATATTCGCCGCAGCCCTGACCGGACTGGCAGCTTCACTTATATACATGAAAAAGACCCCCGGAGGAGGAATGCAGACCCCCATTCCCTTCGGCCCCTTTCTGGCCCTGGGAGCAGTGATATATATCCTGGCCGGCGAAAATATATGGAC